The genomic DNA GCAGAGAGGTTTATTCATGAAACTAACTCAAATGGCTTATTGTAATAATTTAGAAACCATTTGTGGAGTTTGGTTTGCTTGAGAAAGCATGCTGATTCCAGCTTCGTTCAAGATTTTGAACTTAGTCATTTCAGACATTTCTTTCGCCATGTCAGCGTCTTCGATTTGAGAAGCAGCTGAAGCCATGCTTGAAGATTGGCTCTTAAGGTTGTTTACGTTAAAGTCTAAGCGGTTTAATGTAGCACCTAGAGTTGCACGGTTAGATGCAATGTTTTCTAGTGCAGAGTCAATTGCAGCGACAGCAGCATTAGGATTAGCAACAGTTACTTTTGTTTTATCGAACGCACCGCCCAAGGCTTTAGCTGCAGCAGCTTTAGCTACATCTGTATCTGCGGCATTCTTGTAGTCTGTTAATTTGTCAGTAACGGCTTTAGCATCTGCTGCAGACATAGATCCTTTAACTTTATCGAATTCCTTCATAACAGCATCAACTTCTTTTTGAATATCAGCTTTGTCAGTAGTAGTTGTTGTTTTAAGTGCAGTAAATTTGTCTGCAACATCATCAATTGTTTTTTGTGATGCGCCACCAATTGTTAGTTTATCAATACTTAATGATTGTGTAGAAACATTTGCTAATTTAATATCAATTTTCTTACCTTCATCAGCGTTATCTAGTGTTTGAATTGCAATAGTTTCATTAGAACCATCTAATAATTTTTTATCATTGAATTCAGTGTTTGTAGAGATGTAATTGATTTGCTCTTTTAATGCGCCGAATTCTTTATCTAGAGCTGCTTGGTTCTCAGATGTATTTGTACCATTTGCAGATTGGTTTGCAAGGTCACGCATACGAAGTAAGATGTTAGATACTGAGTTCATTGCTGAATCAGCTGTACGGATTAATGAAATACCGTCTTGAGTGTTGTTAGCTGCTACTCCTAATCCACTTTCACGTGCACGCATACGAGTTGCGATTGCAAGACCTGCTGCATCGTCAGAAGCGTTGTTGATACGTTTACCGCTTGATAAACGGTCCATAGCGTTGCTCATTTTTGCTTGGTTTTGGCGCATGTACTCTTGCGTACGCATGCTATTAATGTTTGTATTAATTCTCATGTTAAGAACCCCCATTTTTTTATATTGACTTTTCTGCAAATTGAAAAACGGTAATATGCGAAAAAATCAATTTCGAGATTTATTGTAATCCCTGTCATAGCGGGTGTCAACTAAAAATTCGAATTAATAAATATAAAAAAATAACAGTTTAACAATATATTCATTTTTTTATTACAATATTATTAAAAGGATTATTGCAAACTTTAAAAAAAAACTCTAATATTAGATTATCTTTGTTTACCGAAAAGGTGATATTATGTTAGTTGGAAATATAGTAAAAGAAGTGCTTGCATATAAGAAAGGACAAATTCAGCAAAAGCTAAGTAGTCCACAAGCATTCGTTAGTAGTCGTTTTCAAGAGAAGTTGCAGAGTGAACCTGCGAAGGAGACGAAGGGTACTACGCAGCCGGTAAATGTAGAGGATATGAGTCAGCCGGTACAATCTACGAAAATAGAAACGGTCGTAAATAAACCAGAAGAATCTATTAATAAAGTAGAGGAAGCGAGTAAGCCTGAAGAAAAGGCTGAAACGAAGAACGTAGATGAAGTGCAAGTCGCACAAAAAGAGTTTGAACGACGTTTCCCAGAAACGAAAAATGAGGCTGCTGATACGTGGGGATTAACGAAGAAGTATAATATTCAAAAAATACGTTCTTCCAATGAGGGGAAGTATGAGGATATTATTGATCGCGCTAGCCGTACATACGGAATTCCGAAAACGTTAATTCAAAAAATGATTGAAGTAGAGTCTAATTTTAATCCGAAAACGGTGTCACATGCAGGTGCGATGGGTCTTATGCAGCTTATGCCAGCGAATGTGAAAGAGATGGGTATAAAAAATCCATTTTCACCAGCTGAAAGTATTGAGGGCGGTGTGAAAGAGTTAAGCGGTTATTTAAAGAAAAATAACGGCGATCTCGTACTAGCGCTT from Bacillus basilensis includes the following:
- a CDS encoding flagellin, producing the protein MRINTNINSMRTQEYMRQNQAKMSNAMDRLSSGKRINNASDDAAGLAIATRMRARESGLGVAANNTQDGISLIRTADSAMNSVSNILLRMRDLANQSANGTNTSENQAALDKEFGALKEQINYISTNTEFNDKKLLDGSNETIAIQTLDNADEGKKIDIKLANVSTQSLSIDKLTIGGASQKTIDDVADKFTALKTTTTTDKADIQKEVDAVMKEFDKVKGSMSAADAKAVTDKLTDYKNAADTDVAKAAAAKALGGAFDKTKVTVANPNAAVAAIDSALENIASNRATLGATLNRLDFNVNNLKSQSSSMASAASQIEDADMAKEMSEMTKFKILNEAGISMLSQANQTPQMVSKLLQ
- a CDS encoding lytic transglycosylase domain-containing protein; amino-acid sequence: MLVGNIVKEVLAYKKGQIQQKLSSPQAFVSSRFQEKLQSEPAKETKGTTQPVNVEDMSQPVQSTKIETVVNKPEESINKVEEASKPEEKAETKNVDEVQVAQKEFERRFPETKNEAADTWGLTKKYNIQKIRSSNEGKYEDIIDRASRTYGIPKTLIQKMIEVESNFNPKTVSHAGAMGLMQLMPANVKEMGIKNPFSPAESIEGGVKELSGYLKKNNGDLVLALASYNAGPGNVRKYGGVPPFKETQGYIKKILNIDVSK